One genomic segment of Alphaproteobacteria bacterium includes these proteins:
- the rpsT gene encoding 30S ribosomal protein S20 yields MANHKSAEKSIRRTETRTAINKSRMTRIRTYVKKAEQIIALGAKAQIDSTEARSILTNAESELMRGVTKGVLHKNMVARKVSRLTKQFKTLSLI; encoded by the coding sequence ATGGCAAACCATAAGTCCGCAGAAAAATCCATTCGCCGTACAGAAACACGTACAGCTATCAATAAAAGCCGCATGACACGCATCAGAACGTACGTGAAAAAGGCCGAGCAGATTATCGCCCTGGGCGCAAAAGCACAGATCGACAGCACCGAAGCAAGATCCATCTTGACGAATGCCGAAAGCGAATTAATGCGCGGCGTTACGAAGGGTGTTTTGCACAAAAATATGGTTGCTCGCAAGGTTTCGCGCCTGACAAAGCAATTCAAAACACTCTCTTTGATCTAA